GCCCGACGCCCTCGAACCGGATCCCGAAGTACGCGCGCGCCAGCAGCCACAGCAGGGGGCGGGTAAGGTTCACGACGGGCGTGCGCACACGCCCATGCTGACACAACCGGGAGGAGCCCGACAACCTGCAACGGCTTTACTCGTCGTCCTCCTCGGCGGCGGCGAACAGCGCCGCGACCCTGTTGGACCGCCGCAGCTCCCGCTCGATCCTGTCCTGGCACCGGACGCAGGTCGTGACCTCGGGCATGGCCTTGAGGCGGGCAGGCGCGATGGGTTCGTCGCACTCCTCGCACCGGCCGTAGACCCCCCGCCGGAGGCGCTCGATGGCCTCGGCCAGCTTGTTGGCGCGCTCCACGAGGAGACTTCGGGTGGCCAGGCTGATCTCGCGATCCTCGTTGATCTGGATCCCGTCCACGGCGTCAGAAAACGAAGCGTCGTCCCACACGGGGCTGGCGAAGTCCTCGATGACGATCGCCCCACCGAGCTGCCGCAACCGCTCCACCGTCTGGTG
This sequence is a window from Candidatus Rokuibacteriota bacterium. Protein-coding genes within it:
- a CDS encoding TraR/DksA family transcriptional regulator; translation: MKEIQAQLEQELHQTVERLRQLGGAIVIEDFASPVWDDASFSDAVDGIQINEDREISLATRSLLVERANKLAEAIERLRRGVYGRCEECDEPIAPARLKAMPEVTTCVRCQDRIERELRRSNRVAALFAAAEEDDE